A window from Citrus sinensis cultivar Valencia sweet orange chromosome 5, DVS_A1.0, whole genome shotgun sequence encodes these proteins:
- the LOC102606747 gene encoding probable methyltransferase PMT25 has protein sequence MAMGKYSRVDGRKSSGYCSTVTVVVFVGLCLVGVWMLMSSTVVPVRDPELSSGEAISEVKQRVSEIVSWPFEENKGDKREDSTNGDGDDVPVEKSDNRAEDNQEEKNVSEGDGETSESKNMVNQNQEENSVKESSDEKTEYEEESKAESENDKGRKREAGESMGEGGDSKSEAGDTEDGETNKTEQTESEESLDENKSESGEASQTEKEKDSQDQDNDTESHGKDQVSTVIFPSGDQSEILNGTNAQNGAWSTQASESQNEKESQQSSITTDQHGHLWKVCNATAGPDYIPCLDNWQAIRKLSSTKHYEHRERHCPEEAPTCIVPLPEGYKRSIKWPKSRDRIWYHNVPHTKLAEVKGHQNWVKVTGEYLTFPGGGTQFKNGALHYIDFIQKSRPDIAWGNRSRVILDVGCGVASFGGYLFEKDVIAMSFAPKDEHEAQVQFALERGIPAILSVMGTKRLPFPSSVFDLVHCARCRVPWHVEGGKLLLELNRVLRPGGYFVWSATPVYQKLPEDVGIWKAMTELTKLMCWDLKAIKRDKFNAVGAAIFRKPTSNGCYNKRPQNEPPLCADSDDANAAWNVPLQACMHKVPVDKSKRGSRWPLQWPLRLEKPPYWLNSEAGVYGKAAPEDFTADYQHWKNVVSKSYLNGMGINWSFVRNVMDMRAVYGGFAAALKDLKVWVMNVVPIESPDTLPIIYERGLFGLYHDWCESFNTYPRTYDLLHADHLFSTIKKRCSLKAVVAEVDRILRPDGNLILRDDAETIVEVEDLVKSLHWDVRMIYTNDNQGMLCVHKTYWRPKETETILSAMM, from the exons ATGGCTATGGGCAAGTACTCCCGAGTTGATGGACGGAAGTCGTCAGGTTATTGTTCAACGGTTACTGTAGTAGTGTTTGTTGGTCTTTGTCTGGTTGGCGTTTGGATGTTAATGTCATCAACTGTTGTACCCGTTCGGGATCCTGAGTTGTCCTCTGGGGAGGCTATAAGCGAAGTGAAACAGAGAGTATCTGAGATTGTTTCTTGGCCTTTCGAAGAAAATAAAGGTGACAAACGAGAGGATTCAACAAATGGGGATGGGGATGATGTGCCTGTTGAAAAGTCGGATAATAGAGCGGAGGATAATCAGGAAGAGAAGAATGTGTCTGAGGGTGATGGTGAGACGAGTGAATCTAAGAATATGGTTAATCAAAACCAGGAAGAGAATTCAGTGAAGGAGAGTTCCGATGAGAAGACTGAGTATGAAGAGGAATCTAAGGCAGAGTCTGAAAATGACAAAGGTAGAAAAAGGGAAGCCGGGGAATCTATGGGTGAAGGCGGAGATTCAAAGTCAGAAGCTGGAGACACAGAAGATGGCGAAACAAATAAAACTGAGCAGACTGAATCAGAGGAGAGCTTGGATGAGAATAAATCTGAGTCGGGTGAGGCTAGTCAGACTGAAAAGGAGAAGGATTCTCAAGATCAAGATAATGACACTGAGAGTCATGGAAAGGATCAGGTTTCAACTGTGATTTTCCCTTCTGGTGACCAGTCAGAAATTTTGAATGGAACTAATGCTCAGAATGGGGCTTGGTCAACTCAAGCTAGTGAATCACAGAATGAGAAAGAATCACAACAATCTTCTATAACTACGGACCAGCATGGTCATCTCTGGAAAGTCTGTAATGCCACTGCTGGGCCAGACTACATCCCTTGCCTGGACAATTGGCAAGCAATTAGAAAGCTTTCCAGTACAAAGCATTATGAACATCGAGAGAGGCATTGCCCTGAAGAAGCTCCTACCTGTATTGTTCCTTTACCGGAAGGATACAAACGCTCAATTAAGTGGCCCAAAAGCAGGGATAGG ATTTGGTATCATAATGTTCCCCACACAAAGCTTGCAGAGGTTAAGGGTCACCAGAATTGGGTTAAAGTTACTGGTGAATACCTTACGTTTCCCGGGGGCGGAACTCAATTTAAGAATGGTGCTCTTCACTACATTGACTTCATTCAGAAG TCTCGTCCTGATATTGCATGGGGGAATAGAAGCCGTGTAATATTGGATGTTGGTTGTGGGGTTGCCAGCTTTGGAGGTTATCTTTTTGAGAAGGATGTCATTGCAATGTCCTTTGCTCCCAAGGATGAGCATGAAGCCCAAGTGCAATTTGCACTTGAGCGGGGAATTCCTGCCATATTATCTGTTATGGGCACCAAGAGACTACCATTTCCCAGTTCAGTTTTTGATCTTGTTCATTGTGCCCGTTGTAGGGTTCCTTGGCATGTTGAAG GAGGCAAGCTTCTCTTGGAGCTCAATCGCGTCTTGCGACCTGGTGGTTACTTTGTCTGGTCTGCAACTCCAGTTTACCAAAAGCTTCCAGAAGATGTTGGCATTTGGAAAG CAATGACTGAGCTGACAAAGCTAATGTGCTGGGATCTGAAGGCAATTAAGAGGGACAAGTTCAATGCTGTTGGTGCGGCAAtctttagaaagccaacttcCAATGGGTGTTACAATAAAAGACCTCAAAATGAGCCTCCATTATGTGCAGACTCAGATGATGCTAATGCTGCCTG GAATGTACCACTTCAGGCATGCATGCATAAAGTACCAGTAGATAAATCAAAGCGTGGGTCTCGTTGGCCTTTGCAGTGGCCTCTAAGGTTAGAGAAACCTCCTTATTGGCTGAATTCAGAGGCTGGTGTTTATGGGAAAGCTGCTCCGGAGGATTTCACTGCTGACTACCAGCATTGGAAAAATGTTGTCTCCAAATCGTATCTGAATGGAATGGGAATTAACTGGTCTTTTGTGAGGAATGTCATGGACATGAGGGCTGTATATGGAGG GTTTGCTGCAGCTTTGAAAGACTTGAAGGTCTGGGTCATGAATGTAGTCCCAATTGAGTCTCCCGACACACTACCAATCATCTACGAACGTGGTTTGTTTGGTTTATATCATGATTGGTGTGAATCATTCAATACGTACCCCAGAACTTATGATCTTCTTCATGCTGATCATCTTTTCTCCACTATTAAAAAGAg GTGTAGCTTAAAGGCAGTTGTTGCAGAAGTTGATAGGATACTGAGACCAGACGGAAACCTGATTTTAAGGGACGATGCCGAAACAATTGTTGAGGTTGAGGACTTAGTTAAATCTCTACACTGGGATGTCAGAATGATTTATACCAATGACAACCAAGGAATGCTTTGTGTTCACAAGACTTATTGGCGTCCTAAGGAAACAGAAACCATTTTATCAGCCATGATGTAA
- the LOC102607042 gene encoding magnesium dechelatase SGRL, chloroplastic has translation MRRKERLKKGYAFSMACHFAYYYHAFSLTPLRDLSANNTNFRPSRKYKPLLFSSINSSSRASYGTFVSEAVRLLGPPASFEASKLKVVFLGEGMNDYSRILPRTYILSHCDFTANLTLTISNVINLEQLRGWYIKDDVVAEWKKVRDDMCLHVHCYVSGPSLLRDLAAEFRYHIFTKEMPLVLKAVLHGDSMLFRENPELMNALVKVYFHSSSKIYNRMECWGPLKDAAEGRQEDSIQGLLTANKEGYHSPKKLARPKSIFQALFAFLL, from the exons atgagaagaaaagaaagactGAAGAAGGGTTATGCTTTTTCCATGGCCTGTCATTTTGCTTATTACTATCATGCTTTTTCGCTAACACCATTGCGGGACCTATCTGCCAACAATACCAACTTCAGGCCTTCAAGAAAATATAAACCTCTTCTGTTTTCTTCCATTAATAGCAGTAGTAGAGCTTCTTACGGTACTTTTGTCTCCGAG GCTGTAAGGCTTTTGGGACCTCCAGCAAGTTTTGAAGCATCAAAGCTGAAAGTTGTTTTTTTGGGAGAGGGGATGAATGATTATTCCAGAATTCTCCCTCGGACCTACATCCTTTCCCATTGTGACTTTACAGCTAACTTAACCTTGACCATCTCTAATGTCATTAACCTTGAGCAG TTAAGAGGGTGGTACATCAAGGATGATGTGGTAGCCGAGTGGAAGAAAGTGAGGGATGATATGTGTCTGCATGTCCACTGCTATGTCAGTGGCCCAAGTCTCTTGCGAGACCTTGCTGCTGAGTTTAGATACCATATATTCACAAAGGAAATGCCACTG GTACTCAAAGCTGTGCTACATGGAGATTCAATGCTTTTCAGAGAAAATCCTGAGCTGATGAATGCATTAGTCAAGGTTTACTTCCATTCTAGCTCAAAAATTTACAATCGCATGGAATGTTGGGGACCTCTCAAGGATGCTGCAGAG GGAAGACAGGAAGATAGTATTCAAGGTTTGTTGACTGCAAATAAGGAAGGCTACCATTCTCCAAAGAAGTTAGCAAGACCAAAATCCATCTTCCAAGCTCTGTTTGCCTTTCTCCTTTAA
- the LOC102627112 gene encoding uncharacterized protein LOC102627112, with product MDRSWMHLRNKLCKEYLDGIKSFMKVAEQCAHENNLVRCPCKECQNAFFKSLHIVKAHLKRYGIAASYTKWVFHGEEPEFVDNSQMNVGSMPSNRSAFTFDNEEDDDEMYNLIHDMWEPMSMDAVTSETNIEENVDMIHDDTREFRMGAGLLEKAGKSLFPGSKLSALSFIVKLMHIKVLNKLSNKAIDMILQLLKEAFPEGTTLPSTTYDAKKMLKDLGLGYEVIHACKYDCALFWKEYKALEKCPYCGEPRYKFEDSKKKVPQKVLRYFPLKPRLQRLFISRHTAWDMRWHQEKRVAEEGILRHPADGEAWKEFDRLYPWFAQEPRNVRMD from the coding sequence ATGGATAGGAGTTGGATGCATTTGcgaaataaattatgtaaagaatACTTAGATGGTATCAAGTCTTTTATGAAGGTTGCTGAGCAATGTGCACATGAGAATAATCTTGTTCGTTGTCCATGTAAAGAATGTCAAAATGCATTCTTCAAGTCGTTGCATATTGTCAAAGCCCACTTAAAAAGATATGGCATTGCAGCAAGCTATACAAAATGGGTTTTTCATGGTGAAGAACCTGAGTTTGTGGACAATAGTCAAATGAATGTAGGATCTATGCCCAGTAATAGGAGTGCCTTTACATTTGACAATGAagaggatgatgatgaaatgtataatttaattcatgATATGTGGGAGCCAATGTCAATGGATGCAGTCACTTCGGAGACAAATATTGAAGAGAATGTTGACATGATACACGATGATACTAGAGAATTTAGAATGGGTGCAGGATTGTTAGAAAAGGCTGGAAAAAGTTTATTTCCTGGTTCTAAGTTATCTGCTTTGAGTTTTATTGTCAAGCTAATGCATATAAAAGTTCTTAATAAATTGAGCAACAAAGCAATAGATATGATTCTCCAATTGTTGAAAGAGGCATTCCCAGAAGGCACAACACTACCAAGTACTACTTATGAtgcaaaaaaaatgttgaaggACTTGGGCTTAGGGTATGAAGtcatacatgcatgtaagtATGACTGTGCTTTATTTTGGAAAGAATATAAAGCATTAGAGAAGTGTCCATACTGTGGTGAACCGAGGTACAAGTTTGAAgacagtaaaaagaaagtaCCGCAGAAAGTGTTACGTTATTTCCCTTTAAAACCAAGATTACAAAGATTATTTATATCTAGGCATACAGCATGGGATATGAGGTGGCATCAAGAGAAGAGAGTTGCTGAGGAAGGTATTTTAAGACATCCTGCTGATGGGGAAGCATGGAAAGAATTTGATAGGTTATATCCTTGGTTCGCACAAGAGCCTCGTAATGTCAGGATGGATTGA